A genomic window from Glycine max cultivar Williams 82 chromosome 17, Glycine_max_v4.0, whole genome shotgun sequence includes:
- the LOC100796849 gene encoding NAC domain-containing protein 71 — MGGATLPPGFRFHPTDEELVGYYLKRKVEGIEIELEVIPVIDLYKFDPWELPEKSFLPKRDLEWFFFCPRDRKYPNGSRTNRATKAGYWKATGKDRKVVCQSNPSTVGYRKTLVFYLGRAPLGDRTDWVMHEYRLCDDLGQATPCFQGGFALCRVIKKNEKASASQGEHKGKRAGSSSINGSDTSVKFSSEPFSNSGDASSQASHLNNESRYSSPITSPYNVAPMGEFNQASVETTNPSNFWISPDMILDSSKDYSQLQNAMAECFPRYDLPSVMAPWQSLEHPETSSSLSYSNFNGEVEFADNLSQIGCTRQWNSMDLYGNGDVPYDGYDQVNSISYPEPF, encoded by the exons ATGGGAGGGGCAACACTGCCACCAGGATTTCGTTTCCACCCAACTGATGAAGAATTAGTGGGCTACTACCTTAAGAGAAAAGTGGAGGGGATTGAAATTGAGCTTGAAGTTATCCCTGTGATTGATTTGTACAAATTTGATCCGTGGGAATTGCCGG AGAAGTCTTTCCTTCCAAAACGGGATTTGGAATGGTTTTTCTTCTGTCCAAGGGATCGCAAGTACCCAAATGGATCAAGAACAAATAGAGCCACCAAAGCTGGGTATTGGAAAGCCACTGGTAAAGACAGAAAGGTGGTGTGCCAGTCTAATCCATCCACTGTAGGGTACCGCAAGACCTTAGTTTTCTATCTTGGAAGGGCCCCTTTGGGGGATAGAACTGATTGGGTCATGCATGAGTATCGCCTCTGCGATGATCTAGGGCAAGCCACACCATGTTTCCAG GGTGGTTTTGCCTTGTGCCGAGTTATTAAGAAGAATGAGAAGGCAAGTGCATCACAGGGAGAACACAAGGGCAAAAGGGCTGGAAGCAGTTCCATCAATGGGAGTGACACCTCAGTGAAATTCTCTAGTGAGCCATTCAGCAACTCTGGTGATGCTTCCTCTCAAGCAAGTCATCTGAACAACGAGAGCCGTTATTCAAGCCCTATAACTTCTCCATACAATGTGGCTCCAATGGGAGAGTTTAACCAAGCTTCTGTGGAAACCACCAATCCTTCAAACTTCTGGATCTCCCCTGATATGATTCTTGATTCATCAAAG GACTACTCTCAATTACAAAATGCCATGGCTGAATGTTTTCCACGGTATGACTTACCAAGTGTGATGGCACCATGGCAATCATTGGAACATCCAGAAACTTCATCTAGTTTGTCCTACTCAAATTTCAATGGGGAGGTTGAATTTGCTGATAATCTCAGTCAAATTGGCTGCACTAGACAATGGAATTCCATGGACCTTTATGGAAATGGGGATGTCCCTTATGATGGTTATGATCAAGTTAACTCAATCTCATATCCTGAACCCTTCTAA
- the LOC100527047 gene encoding uncharacterized protein LOC100527047 — protein MAYCIPNSPSLQGWKTGPCCLFGWNIGKNRVNGKPQIKYHDIDLTFPTSLVDKTFLRGKELKCCYRATIDGFSATNFHECCDFKGPCVIIGYTNKSFKFGAFNPEGYRSTDDYYDTFDAFLFYWIDNETTKPIMLPKVGGSGAALFDYARGGPQFGADGLLIGPPLAPVMGGFAGPDTNSGIGDLRQAKSRLGLSYAKREDGKESIFGDESRATLEEVEVFCSPQIASLY, from the exons ATGGCATATTGCATTCCAAACTCACCATCACTCCAGGGTTGGAAGACAGGTCCATGTTGCTTATTCGGCTGGAACATAGGCAAGAATAGAGTTAATGGCAAACCTCAGATTAAGTACCATGATATTGATCTTACATTCCCAACTTCTCTGGTCGACAAAACATTTTTGAGAG GGAAGGAGCTCAAATGCTGCTATAGGGCTACAATTGATGGATTCAGTGCAACCAATTTCCACGAATGTTGTGACTTCAAGGGCCCATGTGTGATAATCGGCTACACAAACAAGTCTTTCAAGTTTGGTGCATTTAACCCTGAAGGGTATAGAAGCACAGATGACTACTACGACACATTTGATGCCTTCCTATTTTACTGGATAGACAATGAAACTACTAAACCCATCATGTTGCCCAAGGTTGGTGGAAGTGGTGCAGCCCTCTTTGATTATGCACGTGGGGGCCCACAATTTGGAGCAGATGGGCTTCTCATTGGGCCCCCATTGGCCCCAGTTATGGGTGGCTTTGCTGGGCCTGATACCAATTCTGGCATTGGTGATTTAAGACAAGCCAAGTCTAGATTGGGATTGTCTTATGCCAAAAGAGAGGATGGGAAAGAGTCCATTTTTGGTGATGAGTCAAGGGCAACCCTTGAAGAAGTGGAAGTCTTTTGTAGTCCTCAAATTGCAAGCTTATATTAG
- the ALMT26 gene encoding aluminum-activated malate transporter family protein yields the protein MIPKVHAGPEMAMASNESRRMVTGNLMKRVLALGDKLRVFLSLAWESVWKMGRDDPRRVIYAFKVGFSLTLVSLLYLLEPFFKGLGENVIWAVMTVVVVFQFTAGATLCKGLNRGFGTLSAGLLAFLIKYFSSGCGHVFHALVIGATVFIIGASSSYMRFFPCIKKNYDYGVNIFLLTYNLVAVSGYRIDNVFKMAHERFSNIAIGVAICLLMSLLVFPNWSGEALHNSTASKLEGLAKSLEACVNEYFYGEMETSGDKKSSEDIYEGYKAVLDSKSTDETQALHASWEPRHLCRKFPWQQYVKVGTVIRQFGYTVVSLHGCLKTEIQTPQFVRVLFKNHCTRLAKEVSKVLIELANSIRNRRHCSQEILSDNLKEALLDLNTAIKSQPRLFLGSNDYQDNNMPVIPGSQEAGKKTNDANGVKTDSLALQECKTKRACTEQEPPKELAERKVLIRPQLTKIVITSLEFSEALPFAAFASLLVETVVKLDSVIEEVEELGRLACFKEYITDDKIIVSCETPQVDVLKDHDKPSRDGYDYE from the exons ATGATTCCTAAAGTTCATGCAGGCCCGGAAATGGCAATGGCTAgcaatgagagtagaagaatgGTCACTGGGAATTTGATGAAACGTGTGCTTGCTTTGGGTGACAAGTTGAGGGTGTTTCTTAGTTTGGCTTGGGAGAGTGTGTGGAAGATGGGGCGTGATGATCCAAGAAGGGTCATCTATGCATTCAAAGTGGGTTTCTCTCTTACTCTTGTGTCTTTGCTTTATCTCTTGGAGCCATTCTTCAAAGGCCTTGGAGAGAATGTTATTTGGGCTGTCATGACCGTCGTGGTAGTGTTCCAGTTCACCGCAG GGGCAACTTTATGCAAAGGGCTTAACAGAGGATTTGGAACACTATCAGCAGGATTACTAGCATTTCttataaagtatttttcaaGTGGATGTGGCCACGTCTTTCATGCTCTTGTCATTGGAGCTACAGTTTTTATAATAG GTGCTTCATCCAGTTACATGAGGTTCTTTCCCTGCATAAAGAAGAATTATGATTATGGTGTCAATATATTTCTGTTGACCTACAACTTGGTAGCTGTTTCCGGTTACCGGATTGATAATGTCTTCAAGATGGCGCATGAGCGTTTCTCCAATATAGCCATAGGCGTTGCCATATGCCTTCTGATGAGTCTATTGGTATTTCCAAATTGGTCAGGGGAAGCTCTTCACAATTCCACAGCTTCCAAGCTTGAAGGCCTTGCCAAATCTTTAGAAG CTTGTGTCAACGAATATTTTTATGGAGAAATGGAAACTTCTGGTGACAAAAAATCATCTGAGGATATATATGAAGGTTATAAGGCTGTTTTGGATTCGAAATCTACGGATGAAACACAG GCATTACATGCAAGTTGGGAGCCAAGGCATTTATGTCGCAAATTTCCATGGCAGCAGTATGTAAAAGTTGGAACTGTTATTCGTCAATTTGGATATACTGTTGTATCCCTACATGGCTGTTTGAAAACAGAAATTCAG aCACCACAATTTGTTCGAGTCCTATTCAAGAACCATTGCACAAGACTTGCCAAAGAGGTATCAAAAGTGCTGATAGAACTTGCCAATAGCATAAGGAACCGTCGTCATTGCTCCCAAGAAATCCTCTCTGACAATCTCAAAGAAGCCCTGTTGGATCTCAACACTGCCATAAAATCTCAGCCTAGACTCTTCTTAGGCTCCAATGACTACCAAGACAACAACATGCCGGTCATACCTGGATCACAAGAAGCAGGGAAGAAGACAAACGATGCAAATGGTGTTAAAACGGACTCTTTGGCATTGCAAGAGTGCAAAACCAAAAGGGCATGCACAGAACAAGAACCACCAAAGGAATTAGCAGAACGAAAGGTGTTAATAAGACCCCAGTTGACTAAAATCGTGATCACTAGTCTTGAGTTCTCTGAAGCCTTGCCTTTTGCTGCATTTGCATCTTTGCTTGTGGAGACTGTGGTAAAACTGGACTCTGTTATTGAGGAAGTTGAAGAACTTGGAAGGTTAGCATGCTTCAAAGAATACATAACCGATGACAAGATTATTGTGAGTTGTGAGACACCACAAGTTGATGTGTTAAAGGACCATGATAAACCTTCTCGGGATGGCTATGACTATGAGTAA